In the genome of Anabas testudineus chromosome 4, fAnaTes1.2, whole genome shotgun sequence, one region contains:
- the hyi gene encoding putative hydroxypyruvate isomerase, with translation MAPLKFCANISWLFTDLPDFSQRIYAAASAGFQAVEAAWLYESDLQELQRAREATGVEVVLINTPPGDVKTGDLGLGAVPGREAEFRQGLDLALKYAKALDCKRIHLMAGRVPMGSHRPTVAKEMEAIFVQNLNYAADILSKEGITGLIEPINTRITDPRYFLDSPHQAAEILEKVGKSNIKLQMDVFHWQIMDGNLTQNIHKYFPIIGHVQVAQVPGRNEPDSNGELNYSYLFNTLENYNYQGYIGCEYKPLGSTKEGLGWIRDYWIHSK, from the exons ATGGCTCCGCTCAAGTTCTGTGCCAATATTTCCTGGCTTTTCACGGACCTGCCTGACTTCAGCCAGAGAATCTACGCGGCTGCCTCGGCGGGTTTTCAGGCTGTGGAGGCAGCCTGGCTCTACGAGTCCGACCTGCAGGAGCTACAGAGGGCTAGAGAGGCTACAGGGGTGGAGGTGGTCCTCATCAACACCCCACCTG GAGACGTAAAGACAGGCGATCTTGGTCTTGGAGCAGTTCCTGGAAGAGAAGCAGAGTTCAGACAGGGTCTTGATCTGGCTTTGAAGTATGCAAAAGCTTTGGACTGCAAAAG GATCCACCTGATGGCAGGGAGGGTTCCCATGGGCTCACACAGACCTACAGTTGCCAAGGAGATGGAAGCCATCTTTGTGCAGAACCTAAACTATGCTGCTGATATCCTTTCAAAG GAGGGCATCACCGGTTTGATTGAACCAATCAACACAAGGATCACAGATCCTAGGTATTTCCTGGACTCTCCTCATCAAG CGGCTGAAATCCTGGAGAAGGTCGGAAAGTCGAACATCAAGCTGCAAATG GACGTCTTTCACTGGCAAATAATGGATGGAAACCTgacacaaaacatacacaagTATTTCCCTATAATTG GTCACGTTCAGGTCGCTCAGGTTCCAGGCAGGAATGAGCCTGACAGTAATGGAGAGCTAAACTACAGCTACCTGTTCAACACACTGGAAAACTACAATTACCAGGGATACATTGGCTGCGAATACAAACCATTGG GCTCCACAAAAGAGGGTCTGGGTTGGATCAGAGATTACTGGATTCACAGCAAGTGA